In Aspergillus fumigatus Af293 chromosome 4, whole genome shotgun sequence, one genomic interval encodes:
- a CDS encoding FGGY-family carbohydrate kinase — MPSGDIPPSMASLPYRSSRQPSRQSSRQASMDTRDDIQIHQDHYIGIDVGTGSARACIIDAKGNIVGLASENIGLWQPQQGYYEQSTNDIWRCICLSVQRAISQHNIDPTTIRGIGFDATCSLAVFSTVTDEPVSVTGPNFDSDRNVILWLDHRPVKETEKINATKHNLLRYVGGKMSIEMEIPKVLWLKNNMPKELFDQCKFYDLADALTHIATGNEKRSFCSVVCKQGYVPVGVDGSVKGWQEDFLTAIGLEDLMEDNFKRMGGVDGVVSLFFLSSNPETNDLFSAFLKADSFQNGDYLSAGELVGTLCEKAASELGLPPGIAIGSGVIDAYAGWIGTVGAKVELEDEQLSSEVAKNDKAQAFSRLAAVAGTSTCHIAMSPNPVFVPGVWGPYRDTIQPGYWMAEGGQSATGELLKYVIETHPAFNQAISIAESYNTNIYEYLNEHLKEMAQEQKAPSVSYLGRHVFFYGDLWGNRSPIAEPNMKGSIIGMANDKTVDGLAIYYYATLEFIALQTRQIVETMNKAGHSITSIFMSGSQCQNDVLVRLIASACDMPVLIPRYIHAAVCHGAAMLGAKAASADAEGKTEDLWEIMDRMSKPGKKVVPTEDKNEKALLNVKYKVFLEQCYKQLEYRKLVDETVSSWKTGDT; from the exons ATGCCCTCTGGTGACATTCCACCCAGCATGGCTTCGCTGCCGTATCGTTCATCTAGGCAGCCCTCCAGGCAGTCTTCTCGACAGGCTTCAATGGACACTCGAGACGACATTCAGATCCACCAGGATCATTACATCGGAATAGATGTTGGCACTGGTAGTGCCCGCGCTTGTATTATTGATGCAAAAGGCAATATTGTTGGATTAGCTTCCGAGAATATTGGTCTCTGGCAGCCCCAACAGGGATACTAT GAACAATCAACAAACGATATCTGGCGATGCATATGCCTGTCTGTTCAGCGCGCTATCAGCCAGCATAACATCGACCCGACTACTATCCGCGGAATTGGGTTCGACGCGACGTGCTCACTGGCCGTTTTCTCCACGGTTACAGACGAGCCCGTATCTGTCACCGGGCCGAACTTTGATTCTGACCGCAACGTGATCCTTTGGCTGGACCATCGGCCAGTAAAAGAAACGGAAAAGATCAATGCTACCAAGCACAACTTGCTGCGATATGTCGGAGGAAAGATGTCGATTGAGATGGAAATTCCCAAGGTTCTGTGGCTAAAGAACAATATGCCAAAGGAGCTATTTGACCAGTGCAAATTCTACGACTTGGCCGATGCTCTGACGCATATTGCTACCGGTAATGAAAAGCGAAGCTTCTGTAGCGTGGTCTGCAAGCAAGGATACGTGCCCGTTGGTGTCGACGGGAGTGTGAAGGGTTGGCAGGAGGATTTTCTCACCGCAATCGGTCTGGAGGATCTTATGGAGGACAATTTCAAGCGCATGGGAGGTGTTGACGGGGTGGTgagccttttctttctctcatcCAATCCCGAGACAAACGATCTATTTTCAGCGTTCTTGAAGGCTGACTCGTTTCAGAATGGCGACTACCTCAGCGCGGGCGAATTAGTCGGAACATTGTGCGAAAAAGCAGCGTCCGAGCTGGGGCTGCCGCCTGGTATCGCCATCGGCAGTGGTGTTATCGATGCATACGCTGGGTGGATAGGCACCGTTGGCGCCAAAGTCGAATTAGAGGACGAACAACTGAGCTCTGAAGTTGCCAAGAACGACAAGGCACAGGCCTTCTCACGCCTGGCTGCTGTCGCTGGCACCTCAACTTGCCATATTGCCATGTCGCCGAACCCTGTTTTTGTTCCTGGCGTCTGGGGACCGTACCGTGACACGATCCAGCCTGGGTATTGGATGGCGGAGGGTGGACAGTCTGCCACAGGTGAGTTGCTCAAGTATGTGATCGAGACTCACCCAGCCTTCAACCAGGCGATCTCAATTGCCGAGTCGTACAATACAAATATCTACGAATATTTGAACGAACATTTGAAAGAGATGGctcaggaacagaaggcCCCCAGCGTCTCATACCTGGGTCGCCATGTATTCTTCTATGGTGATCTCTGGGGCAACCGGTCGCCCATCGCAGAACCCAACATGAAGGGTTCTATTATCGGCATGGCCAATGACAAAACTGTCGATGGCCTTGCGATCTATTACTATGCAACCCTGGAGTTCATTGCACTTCAAACGAGGCAGATCGTCGAGACGATGAATAAAGCCGGTCATAGCATCACATCCATCTTCATGTCCGGATCTCAGTGTCAAAATGATGTATTAGTACGGCTCATTGCATCAGCCTGCGACATGCCAGTCCTTATCCCTCGTTATATTCATGCTGCAGTTTGCCACGGTGCCGCAATGCTGGGAGCCAAGGCCGCAAGTGCCGACGCCGAAGGCAAAACAGAAGACCTGTGGGAGATCATGGATCGTATGAGTAAACCGGGAAAGAAGGTCGTGCCGACAGAAGACAAGAATGAGAAAGCTTTGCTCAACGTCAAGTACAAGGTCTTCCTGGAACAGTGCTACAAGCAGCTCGAATATCGAAAGTTGGTTGATGAGACCGTGAGCTCGTGGAAGACTGGTGACACATGA